A genomic region of Fodinisporobacter ferrooxydans contains the following coding sequences:
- a CDS encoding GH36-type glycosyl hydrolase domain-containing protein, producing the protein MILNNDQLLARAREFALSNELRATNRLNASFWPAFRADMASLRTFAEQLTNSRAECMQPAEDWLLDHIAFLETQAQGVIRRLPRATLRKLPKLQDTGMPRIYGICDDYLTHVDGHYDVHSFAAYVRSYQEVSVLKIAECWALPTAMRVVIIRRLAQAMRDVQYRHDVCNSVASLLERLGEKNMSDAEIRACLERETRRRTFSAAEVVHLVRHLSEWEPDIRMVQDWLAAHVENSEASLEQMVSFEHHLQSELQVTCGNLVQSMHILERQPWRLTFTKISCVEQILLSDTNSEYERMDFASRDLLRRRVAEIARQLNVPETLVAQTAVRLAQQCHVEACSPDVPAREMCLAHYLLDPHGIAAMRKALCEVTRPRRLPQIAIRRRPLSVYMASVTLLFIGLLLLAGAWTAFGIRVRPLSWVATFIALALPASEWAIAIVHAWIGKCCRPAALLRYDFSDGLPEDARTMVVMPIIWSDLEDVDDVVERLEVHYLANREQHIHFAVLADFSDAPVATQADDKKLVAHAIARIQALQAKYGSSRFFLLHRSRRYNAVDDVYMGWERKRGKLVEFVELLSGNGDTSFTTVYGQADILQDIRYVFTVDHDTQLPIGVVSRMAGTIHFPYNRPRLNESGTRVSAGFGVLQPRIGVSFESVQKSRFAALWAGEPGIDPYAFAVSNPYQDLFGQAIFVGKGIFDVEAFRKTLVNRIPDHHVLSHDLLEGGFLRAGLAADIEVVEEHPSTFYAYERRAHRWMRGDWQLIKWLGRTCKDRYGDRQHVDLCGLTRWQIIDNLRRSLLAPALFLVALLGVRVLPGREMAWETIVLSTIFLPFLRAIAHGFVGRGSMRTVGVTFLQSVVQLVTLPFAAVLALDAMLRTLYRVFVSRRKLLEWVPAAQMDRGSANRRVFVYESAGYAVIVLFAVLTWLSGGLWNHAFAVAALSIWLLARPFIQQLNRPSTRKERAWLAAARPELRELARQIWSFYERYVTADESWLPPDNVQYHPHEIVAHRTSPTNIGLYLASVIAARDLDFIDTLTMVERLELTMQTLQGMEKWNGHLLNWYDTISAKPLAPRYVSTVDSGNLVAYLMVVRQGLRHWSMRESALQSRMEGLMEEIDRFIEQTNFQPLFNVDERLFCLGCHVDTNRRETILYDLLASEARQASFVAISLGQIPVSHWFTLARTMTLAGGCKTLLSWSGTMFEYLMPSLIMRTYRNTVWDSTYRGVVDRQREYADRQRVPFGISESGYYAFDYQLNYQYRAFGVPGLGLERGLERNLVVAPYAAIMALPFAGDAGMAALRKFEDFGAKGKYGFYEAVDFTVQRLPAGSRHEVVQSFMAHHQGMSMLSIVNLLADEIMIARFHADPRVRATNLLLQERVPAKAALIEELPGLHGKLPEFKVQADDAERTFREQTALPEVNVLSNGRLTSVATNDGNGFLTWNGLAVTRWQEDPVVGTSGVIVYVHEVATEETWSITRFPCQTADNSSVRFHLDKTTCERNYKGMSSKLDLAVSPDVDAEVRRIQFVNNSGEERTLEVTSFLELALASQSDDRAHPAFSKLFIQTSHDAAARCLLAKRRPREEDEQEVWAVHTVYVDGHDTGDYEYETDRAAFIGRGYSLQAPQALNMRLRGSAGSVADPAFVMRRRIHLAPQESAAVYIVTGVADSREQAIEIIYRLCEPAQADRTFHLAWVRTQIDLRHLHLSPAQASAAQLLAGRLLFTPPLSRVRKDAIAHNALGQSVLWSRGISGDAPVVTVCISNLADLPFVTLLARQHQYLCALGLALDLVVLDETKSGYQDELMHRLRENLAARGIGEMKRIAGVKESQLSLDERTLLVAVSRVWLRAGGPSLRAQLQIDEGEPRPLPGLQMQRDMQRQHVPHISAQGEFFNGWGSFIEDGQAYQIHVQNGAYLSRPLSNVLANPQFGCILTELGTGYSWWRNSRECKLTPWNNDPVLDPPGECLYLCDIDTNKIWSAAPKPAGGDRTYQVVHGWGFSRIEQMDGEILHTMETTVPLNDPLKIIRLHVRNMSEDTKRISVTYYAEWVIGVMREAQAPFVVTEWDPEICSLLARNTYQEAFRDAVGFLHMTRPNHADVLDSAAYSWTGDRTEFIGRGGTPECPAALYDGKLSGRTGTFSNTCGAVQTVVELPAKGETEVIILFGCAAAKEKVQALVHKYSRASAYADTLAGVTRFWQRITGQVKVKTPDRAMDLLLNGWLLYQALTCRLWARTAFYQAGGAFGFRDQLQDSLAFLHADSSITRQQILLNAAHQYQEGDVQHWWHEETKKGIRTRFSDDLLWLPYAVSRYLEHTGDIGILHENVPFLHSDALQEGELERYEDTVVSDERGSLLEHCLRAIRHAMRFGEHGIPLMGIGDWNDGMSRIGAKGRGESVWLGWFLLDILKRFAQMENVGVPPKLVEQFAQTAHELEQHLNEHAWDGAWFRRAFTDAGKWLGSIENKECRIDAIAQSWAVISQGTSKDRQMRGMRSFDRELVDRELGLARLLTKAFDETQPSPGYIQGYPPGIRENGGQYTHGVIWSIVAWAMLDRRDQAFDLFSMLNPISHTRTVRDVRMYANEPYVMSADVYTADPHQGRAGWSWYTGAAGWMYQAGLEYVLGVFRRGDRLYIRPCVPMEWDSFTLEYNYGATTYCIEVNCEQGGKDPSTWVVDGQQAVNQSYLQLVDDGRVHHVTVQTTWQSLSTVG; encoded by the coding sequence ATGATTCTCAACAACGATCAACTACTAGCGAGGGCACGCGAGTTTGCATTGTCAAATGAATTACGTGCAACCAATCGCCTGAATGCAAGCTTCTGGCCGGCATTTCGAGCGGATATGGCCAGCCTGCGAACGTTTGCCGAGCAATTGACGAACAGCAGAGCAGAATGCATGCAGCCTGCCGAAGACTGGCTGCTGGACCACATTGCCTTCTTGGAGACACAAGCGCAAGGTGTCATTCGAAGATTGCCGCGGGCAACTTTACGCAAGCTTCCGAAGTTGCAAGATACCGGGATGCCGCGCATCTACGGGATTTGTGACGATTACCTGACGCATGTGGACGGGCATTATGACGTACACTCGTTTGCGGCCTATGTGCGCTCATACCAGGAAGTGTCTGTCCTCAAAATTGCGGAATGTTGGGCATTGCCGACTGCCATGCGCGTCGTCATCATTCGCCGTCTTGCACAAGCCATGCGCGATGTGCAATACAGACATGACGTATGCAACTCTGTTGCGTCATTGCTCGAACGTCTGGGCGAAAAAAATATGTCGGATGCCGAAATTCGCGCATGTTTGGAACGGGAAACCCGCAGGCGAACATTCAGCGCTGCTGAAGTTGTGCACCTCGTGCGGCACCTGAGCGAGTGGGAGCCGGATATCCGCATGGTTCAGGATTGGCTTGCCGCACATGTGGAGAACAGCGAAGCGAGCCTCGAGCAGATGGTCTCCTTTGAACATCACCTGCAGTCGGAACTGCAGGTGACTTGCGGCAACCTCGTGCAAAGTATGCACATTTTGGAGCGACAGCCATGGCGCTTGACATTTACAAAGATATCTTGCGTGGAACAAATTTTGCTGTCAGATACAAACAGCGAATATGAGCGCATGGACTTTGCAAGCCGGGATTTACTGCGTAGACGTGTTGCGGAAATTGCGCGGCAACTAAACGTGCCGGAAACTTTGGTTGCGCAAACGGCCGTTCGGCTCGCACAGCAATGTCATGTGGAAGCATGTTCACCGGATGTGCCGGCGCGGGAGATGTGTCTCGCACATTACTTGCTTGATCCCCACGGCATTGCAGCCATGCGCAAAGCGCTTTGCGAGGTAACACGCCCGCGCCGGCTGCCGCAGATTGCCATCCGCCGCCGGCCGTTATCTGTGTATATGGCAAGTGTAACGCTGTTGTTTATCGGATTGCTGTTGCTTGCCGGTGCATGGACAGCTTTCGGAATCAGGGTTCGACCGCTATCTTGGGTGGCGACATTTATTGCACTTGCTTTGCCTGCGAGCGAATGGGCGATTGCCATTGTGCATGCATGGATTGGCAAATGCTGCAGACCCGCCGCGCTTTTGCGTTACGATTTTTCCGACGGTCTTCCTGAAGATGCCCGCACGATGGTCGTTATGCCGATCATCTGGTCGGATCTTGAAGACGTAGACGATGTGGTAGAGCGACTCGAGGTTCATTACCTGGCGAATCGGGAGCAGCATATTCACTTCGCCGTCTTGGCGGATTTTTCTGATGCGCCAGTTGCGACGCAAGCGGACGATAAGAAGCTGGTAGCGCACGCAATCGCGCGAATTCAGGCATTGCAAGCAAAATACGGATCAAGTCGGTTTTTTTTATTGCATCGTTCCCGCCGTTATAACGCTGTCGATGACGTGTATATGGGATGGGAGCGCAAGCGGGGCAAATTGGTCGAGTTCGTCGAACTGTTGTCGGGCAACGGCGATACCAGTTTTACAACCGTTTATGGACAAGCGGACATCCTGCAAGACATCCGATACGTGTTTACGGTCGATCACGACACGCAACTCCCGATTGGCGTCGTGAGCCGCATGGCTGGCACCATCCATTTTCCGTACAATCGGCCGCGGCTCAATGAATCCGGAACGCGTGTCAGCGCAGGATTTGGCGTGTTGCAGCCGCGCATTGGGGTAAGTTTTGAATCTGTACAAAAATCCCGATTTGCAGCACTTTGGGCGGGGGAGCCGGGCATTGACCCGTATGCCTTTGCCGTCTCCAACCCCTATCAGGATTTGTTTGGTCAGGCCATTTTTGTCGGCAAAGGTATCTTTGACGTCGAGGCGTTTCGAAAAACATTGGTCAACCGCATTCCGGATCACCATGTGCTCAGCCATGATTTGCTTGAGGGCGGATTTCTGCGCGCCGGGCTAGCGGCAGACATCGAAGTTGTGGAAGAGCATCCAAGCACGTTTTACGCATACGAGCGCCGTGCCCATCGGTGGATGCGCGGCGACTGGCAACTCATCAAGTGGCTGGGCCGCACGTGCAAAGACCGCTATGGCGATCGGCAGCATGTTGATTTGTGCGGGCTGACACGTTGGCAAATCATTGATAATTTGCGCCGCAGTCTGCTCGCTCCCGCACTTTTTCTGGTGGCGCTGCTTGGGGTGCGTGTGCTGCCTGGACGGGAAATGGCATGGGAAACGATTGTATTGTCGACCATTTTCCTGCCGTTCCTGCGTGCCATTGCCCACGGATTCGTGGGGCGCGGCTCGATGCGCACCGTTGGCGTCACGTTCTTGCAAAGTGTCGTGCAGCTTGTGACACTGCCGTTTGCTGCTGTGCTTGCACTCGACGCCATGCTGCGAACTCTCTACCGCGTCTTCGTGAGCCGCCGCAAGCTGCTGGAGTGGGTTCCGGCTGCACAGATGGATCGCGGTTCTGCAAACAGGCGCGTGTTTGTGTACGAGTCGGCCGGCTATGCTGTGATTGTTCTTTTTGCCGTGCTGACTTGGCTTTCCGGCGGGCTTTGGAATCACGCATTTGCAGTTGCCGCGCTTTCGATTTGGCTTTTGGCGCGTCCATTCATTCAACAATTGAATCGGCCAAGCACCCGAAAGGAACGCGCTTGGCTGGCTGCTGCACGTCCGGAGCTAAGGGAGTTGGCGCGGCAAATCTGGTCGTTTTATGAGCGATATGTCACTGCCGACGAATCATGGCTGCCGCCTGATAATGTGCAATATCATCCGCATGAGATCGTTGCGCATCGTACGTCACCGACCAACATCGGGTTGTATCTGGCATCCGTGATTGCCGCTCGCGATCTGGATTTTATCGACACCCTTACAATGGTGGAGCGTTTGGAGTTGACGATGCAAACACTCCAGGGAATGGAAAAATGGAATGGCCATCTGTTGAATTGGTATGACACCATTTCAGCAAAGCCCCTTGCGCCCCGTTATGTATCTACCGTCGACTCCGGAAACCTGGTTGCGTATCTGATGGTTGTACGACAAGGGCTTCGTCACTGGAGCATGCGGGAATCGGCGCTGCAATCCCGCATGGAAGGGCTGATGGAAGAAATCGACCGTTTCATCGAACAAACCAATTTCCAGCCGTTATTCAATGTGGACGAACGTTTGTTCTGTCTGGGTTGCCATGTTGACACAAATCGCAGAGAGACGATCCTGTACGATTTGTTGGCCTCCGAAGCACGGCAAGCGAGCTTTGTCGCCATTTCCTTAGGGCAAATTCCGGTTTCCCATTGGTTTACATTGGCTCGCACCATGACGTTGGCAGGGGGCTGCAAAACGCTTTTGTCCTGGTCAGGCACAATGTTTGAATATTTGATGCCGAGTCTCATCATGCGGACATACCGGAATACCGTGTGGGACTCTACATATCGGGGAGTTGTAGACCGCCAGCGGGAGTATGCGGATCGACAGCGCGTGCCCTTTGGCATTTCCGAAAGCGGCTATTATGCCTTTGACTATCAATTGAACTACCAATATCGGGCGTTCGGTGTTCCAGGACTTGGATTGGAGCGCGGCCTGGAACGGAATCTGGTGGTGGCGCCGTATGCTGCCATCATGGCCTTGCCGTTTGCAGGGGATGCAGGCATGGCAGCCCTTCGCAAGTTTGAAGATTTCGGCGCAAAGGGGAAGTACGGCTTTTACGAAGCGGTTGATTTCACGGTTCAGCGGCTGCCGGCCGGCAGCCGTCACGAGGTCGTTCAGAGCTTCATGGCGCACCATCAAGGCATGAGTATGCTTTCTATCGTCAACTTGTTGGCAGATGAAATCATGATTGCGCGCTTCCATGCCGATCCGCGCGTGCGGGCAACGAATTTGCTCCTGCAAGAGCGGGTGCCGGCGAAGGCGGCGCTGATTGAAGAGCTGCCGGGACTCCACGGGAAGTTGCCGGAATTCAAAGTGCAGGCTGACGATGCCGAGCGGACATTTCGCGAGCAGACGGCTCTGCCGGAAGTGAACGTGCTGTCAAATGGCCGCCTGACCAGTGTTGCCACGAATGACGGAAATGGCTTTCTTACATGGAACGGGCTTGCCGTGACGAGATGGCAGGAAGATCCGGTCGTCGGCACATCTGGTGTCATTGTATATGTCCACGAGGTTGCTACAGAGGAAACGTGGAGCATTACGCGCTTCCCATGCCAGACGGCAGATAACTCCAGCGTTAGGTTTCATCTTGATAAAACGACATGCGAGAGGAATTACAAAGGAATGTCGTCCAAATTGGATTTGGCCGTATCCCCGGATGTCGATGCCGAGGTGCGGCGAATTCAATTTGTCAACAACAGCGGTGAGGAGCGGACGCTGGAAGTGACTTCGTTCCTGGAGTTGGCGTTGGCGAGCCAATCAGACGATCGCGCCCATCCGGCTTTCAGCAAGTTGTTTATTCAAACGAGCCACGACGCAGCGGCCCGGTGCTTGTTGGCAAAGCGCAGACCACGGGAAGAGGACGAGCAGGAGGTTTGGGCGGTTCACACCGTCTACGTCGATGGTCACGATACAGGGGATTACGAGTATGAGACAGATCGGGCGGCATTCATTGGACGCGGCTATTCGCTGCAGGCACCGCAGGCGTTGAACATGCGGCTGCGGGGATCCGCCGGTTCTGTTGCGGATCCGGCGTTTGTCATGCGCCGACGGATCCACCTTGCACCACAGGAGTCGGCTGCCGTTTATATTGTGACAGGCGTTGCGGACAGTCGGGAACAGGCGATCGAGATCATTTATCGACTATGCGAGCCGGCGCAAGCCGATCGCACGTTCCATTTGGCTTGGGTGCGCACGCAAATCGACCTGCGCCATCTCCATCTGTCGCCGGCGCAAGCCTCTGCTGCACAGCTCCTGGCTGGGCGTCTGCTCTTTACTCCGCCTCTGTCGCGGGTGCGCAAGGATGCGATTGCGCACAACGCTTTAGGCCAGTCTGTCTTATGGTCGCGGGGAATCAGCGGTGATGCACCGGTTGTCACGGTTTGCATCAGCAACTTGGCGGATCTGCCGTTTGTCACGCTGTTGGCCCGTCAGCACCAGTATTTGTGTGCGCTTGGATTAGCGCTGGATCTCGTCGTACTTGACGAGACCAAAAGCGGCTATCAGGACGAGCTTATGCACCGCTTGCGCGAGAATCTCGCAGCTCGCGGCATTGGAGAGATGAAGCGGATCGCAGGGGTGAAGGAGTCCCAATTGTCGTTGGATGAACGGACTCTCCTCGTTGCAGTATCGCGAGTCTGGTTGCGGGCGGGCGGACCAAGCTTGCGCGCGCAATTGCAAATCGACGAAGGCGAACCGCGTCCATTGCCTGGTCTGCAAATGCAGCGGGATATGCAACGTCAACATGTGCCGCATATATCAGCACAAGGAGAATTTTTCAATGGCTGGGGCAGTTTTATCGAAGACGGTCAAGCGTACCAGATTCATGTACAAAATGGCGCATATCTGTCGAGGCCGTTGAGCAACGTATTGGCCAATCCGCAGTTTGGCTGCATTTTGACGGAACTGGGTACAGGCTACAGTTGGTGGCGCAACTCCCGCGAGTGCAAACTGACGCCTTGGAACAACGATCCGGTACTCGATCCGCCGGGAGAGTGTCTGTACTTGTGCGATATTGACACGAACAAAATATGGTCGGCCGCCCCCAAGCCGGCGGGTGGAGATCGGACGTATCAAGTTGTGCATGGGTGGGGATTCAGCCGGATCGAGCAAATGGATGGCGAGATTCTACATACGATGGAGACGACGGTTCCGTTAAACGACCCGCTGAAAATCATCCGGCTGCACGTGCGCAATATGAGTGAAGATACGAAGCGAATTTCTGTTACGTATTACGCGGAGTGGGTGATTGGCGTCATGCGGGAAGCGCAGGCCCCTTTTGTCGTAACCGAATGGGATCCGGAGATTTGTTCGTTGCTTGCCCGGAACACGTACCAAGAGGCGTTTCGGGATGCAGTCGGCTTTCTGCACATGACACGTCCGAATCATGCAGACGTGTTGGACTCCGCCGCGTATTCCTGGACGGGAGACCGGACGGAATTTATTGGCCGCGGCGGAACACCGGAATGTCCGGCAGCACTTTATGACGGAAAACTGTCCGGGCGAACGGGTACATTTTCCAATACGTGCGGTGCAGTACAAACCGTTGTCGAATTGCCGGCGAAAGGTGAAACGGAGGTCATCATCTTGTTTGGCTGCGCAGCCGCAAAAGAGAAAGTGCAGGCGCTTGTTCACAAGTACAGCCGAGCATCAGCCTACGCGGATACACTTGCCGGCGTGACGCGTTTCTGGCAACGCATCACGGGGCAAGTGAAAGTGAAAACACCAGATCGGGCCATGGACTTGCTGCTCAACGGTTGGTTGTTGTATCAAGCGCTCACTTGCCGGTTGTGGGCGCGAACGGCGTTTTACCAAGCGGGCGGCGCCTTCGGATTTCGCGACCAACTGCAGGATTCCCTTGCATTCCTGCACGCAGACTCTTCCATCACCCGGCAGCAAATCTTGCTAAATGCGGCGCATCAGTATCAGGAAGGGGATGTCCAACACTGGTGGCATGAGGAAACGAAGAAAGGAATCCGGACACGGTTTTCCGATGATTTATTGTGGCTTCCCTATGCTGTATCCCGTTATCTGGAACACACGGGCGATATCGGGATTTTACATGAGAACGTGCCGTTCCTGCATAGCGATGCACTGCAAGAGGGGGAATTGGAGCGGTATGAAGACACTGTGGTATCCGATGAGCGAGGTTCGCTGTTGGAGCATTGCCTGCGAGCCATTCGCCATGCCATGCGCTTCGGCGAACACGGCATTCCGCTCATGGGCATCGGCGACTGGAATGACGGCATGAGCCGCATTGGTGCAAAGGGGCGCGGCGAGAGTGTCTGGCTGGGTTGGTTCTTGCTCGATATCCTGAAACGATTTGCGCAAATGGAGAATGTTGGTGTACCGCCGAAGCTCGTTGAGCAGTTTGCGCAGACGGCGCACGAATTGGAGCAGCACCTGAATGAACACGCCTGGGATGGGGCATGGTTCCGCCGCGCGTTTACCGACGCGGGGAAGTGGCTTGGGTCAATCGAAAACAAAGAGTGCCGAATTGACGCCATTGCCCAGTCATGGGCGGTGATATCACAGGGGACATCGAAAGATCGGCAAATGCGCGGGATGCGTTCCTTTGATCGTGAACTGGTCGACCGGGAGCTGGGTCTTGCGCGGCTATTGACAAAGGCGTTTGATGAAACGCAGCCGAGTCCGGGGTATATACAAGGCTACCCGCCAGGCATTCGCGAGAACGGCGGCCAATACACACACGGCGTGATTTGGAGCATTGTCGCTTGGGCGATGCTGGATCGTCGCGATCAGGCGTTTGATCTGTTTTCCATGCTCAACCCAATATCACATACGCGAACAGTACGGGATGTCCGGATGTACGCAAACGAACCATATGTGATGTCAGCGGACGTATATACGGCGGATCCGCATCAAGGCAGGGCCGGCTGGTCTTGGTATACAGGAGCGGCGGGTTGGATGTACCAAGCAGGGCTTGAGTATGTCCTAGGTGTGTTCCGCCGGGGAGATCGACTGTATATCCGTCCGTGTGTGCCAATGGAATGGGATTCGTTCACCCTCGAGTACAACTATGGTGCCACAACCTATTGCATCGAGGTCAACTGTGAGCAGGGCGGCAAAGATCCATCAACATGGGTGGTTGACGGCCAGCAAGCAGTCAATCAGTCGTATTTGCAGCTTGTCGATGATGGCAGAGTCCACCATGTAACAGTTCAAACAACTTGGCAGTCTCTGAGTACTGTGGGATAA
- a CDS encoding (2Fe-2S) ferredoxin domain-containing protein, whose translation MLLKTNRAVFGQILVCSGCCCGRTDKGKPSIPVEWLKKSWKEAGLKKSIQLTISGCLGPCDLANVVCILTATEQIWLGGLTEHDQYEALLEWGKSSAEAGSLLELPARFQDHILQRFSCAQEVR comes from the coding sequence ATGTTGTTGAAAACAAACCGGGCCGTTTTCGGTCAAATATTGGTATGCTCGGGTTGCTGTTGCGGTCGAACGGACAAGGGGAAACCATCCATTCCAGTCGAATGGTTGAAAAAAAGCTGGAAAGAGGCGGGATTGAAGAAATCGATCCAACTTACCATCAGCGGGTGTCTCGGGCCTTGCGATCTTGCAAATGTGGTCTGTATTTTAACAGCAACGGAACAAATCTGGTTAGGAGGACTCACGGAACATGATCAATATGAAGCGCTCCTTGAATGGGGAAAATCTTCGGCAGAAGCTGGGTCTCTCCTGGAATTGCCTGCACGTTTTCAGGACCATATCTTGCAGCGTTTTTCATGTGCACAGGAAGTACGCTAA
- a CDS encoding sodium:proton antiporter, with product MEYLSLFLFVCLLGVRNGLAADHLAFIDGQTRYNCRIGSPIARWVGTLFSLGHGIVLASMAVFTALFMQNFTFPSYFDSIATWVSILSLFAIGTLNMYPLIRAKATHETFQLRGMKGKFLPRIVRETSNPLLIILIGALFALASDTVSQTSIWIIPAAHAGTWTCALLSLVFILASMMISTIDSWITYRVITGSHKLGQTISIVIGWVIVILAYGLSIYQLVLLLNPEIQLDFNDIGAVIFLFMLCFLGFVVLRSRQNTDA from the coding sequence ATGGAATATCTATCGCTTTTTCTATTCGTTTGTCTACTTGGAGTTCGAAATGGATTAGCGGCAGATCATCTCGCCTTTATTGACGGCCAAACGCGATATAATTGCCGGATTGGAAGTCCTATTGCCCGCTGGGTGGGCACTTTATTTTCACTGGGGCATGGAATCGTATTGGCAAGCATGGCAGTTTTCACTGCTCTTTTCATGCAAAATTTTACGTTTCCAAGTTATTTTGACAGCATTGCGACTTGGGTGTCAATTCTTTCGCTTTTTGCCATCGGAACATTAAATATGTATCCGCTCATTCGTGCAAAGGCCACACATGAAACATTTCAGCTTCGCGGGATGAAAGGAAAGTTCCTCCCTCGCATTGTGCGGGAAACGAGCAATCCGCTTCTGATCATACTCATTGGTGCATTATTTGCACTAGCCTCCGATACGGTAAGCCAAACATCCATTTGGATCATTCCCGCCGCTCATGCAGGAACATGGACATGTGCGCTGCTTTCCCTTGTTTTTATTCTCGCTTCGATGATGATTAGTACGATTGATTCATGGATTACATACCGGGTAATCACCGGTTCTCATAAACTTGGCCAAACGATCTCGATCGTCATCGGATGGGTGATTGTCATATTGGCGTATGGCCTTTCAATCTATCAGCTCGTTCTATTGCTGAATCCGGAGATACAATTGGACTTTAACGACATCGGTGCTGTTATCTTCCTTTTCATGCTCTGCTTCCTTGGATTTGTCGTCCTTCGCAGTCGCCAAAATACAGATGCTTAA
- a CDS encoding mannitol-1-phosphate 5-dehydrogenase: protein MIAVHFGAGNIGRGFIGMLLNKAGYDVCFVDVNKDLVSEINSRNEYTVLFADEGKETFQIRGVRAIDGQDLDEVAREIAHADIVTTAVGPNILKFIAPAIAKGIQQRVKSQKQPLNIIACENTIGGSTQLKAYVYDLLDESVKKQVESMIGFPDAAVDRIVPLQKNEDPLLVMVEPFFEWVIDQSKIIGSIPAIEGATYVNDLTPFIERKLFTVNTGHAVTAYVGYQYGFQTIEQAITNESIYRITKGALQETGNLLVRKYGFDPQQHEEYSAKILKRFLNPFLSDDVTRVGRSPIRKLSPNDRLVSPAMQALNHGIVPTHLGSGIAAAFVFDHPNDPEAMEIQESIKENGLTKTITRYTGIPDDHELFRIVTKQLDWIKKSRNDFYNH from the coding sequence ATGATTGCAGTACATTTTGGTGCAGGCAATATTGGCAGAGGTTTTATAGGAATGTTGCTCAACAAAGCAGGATATGACGTATGTTTTGTTGATGTGAATAAAGATTTGGTTTCGGAAATTAACAGCAGAAACGAATACACGGTTCTATTTGCAGATGAAGGAAAAGAGACATTTCAAATTCGTGGCGTTCGGGCCATCGATGGTCAAGATTTAGATGAAGTAGCCCGGGAAATTGCGCATGCAGATATTGTAACCACAGCGGTAGGTCCGAATATCCTCAAATTTATCGCACCGGCCATTGCAAAAGGAATTCAACAGCGAGTAAAATCCCAAAAGCAACCACTCAATATTATTGCATGTGAAAATACGATTGGCGGCAGTACACAGTTAAAGGCGTACGTTTATGATTTGCTGGATGAATCCGTCAAAAAACAGGTGGAAAGCATGATAGGTTTTCCTGATGCTGCTGTGGATCGTATCGTACCATTGCAGAAGAACGAGGATCCCTTGCTGGTCATGGTCGAACCCTTTTTTGAGTGGGTGATCGATCAGTCGAAAATAATTGGAAGTATCCCGGCAATTGAAGGAGCCACATATGTAAATGATCTCACTCCGTTTATTGAAAGGAAATTATTTACGGTGAATACCGGACATGCTGTAACAGCATATGTAGGCTATCAATATGGTTTTCAAACCATCGAACAGGCAATAACAAATGAATCCATTTACCGGATAACAAAAGGCGCCTTACAAGAGACAGGTAATCTGTTAGTCAGGAAATACGGATTTGATCCACAACAGCACGAAGAATATAGTGCAAAAATACTGAAACGGTTCCTGAATCCATTTTTGTCGGATGACGTTACACGGGTGGGTCGTTCACCGATACGAAAGCTTTCTCCGAACGATCGGCTGGTTAGCCCGGCCATGCAGGCATTGAATCACGGCATTGTCCCAACACATCTGGGATCTGGAATTGCAGCTGCATTCGTATTTGATCATCCAAACGATCCTGAAGCGATGGAAATCCAAGAGAGTATAAAAGAAAACGGTTTGACAAAAACGATCACGCGTTATACAGGAATTCCTGACGACCATGAGCTTTTTAGAATCGTCACGAAACAGCTTGACTGGATCAAGAAGTCTAGAAATGACTTCTACAATCATTGA
- a CDS encoding PTS sugar transporter subunit IIA, whose product MSINILDKEKVVLNARVESKTEAIELAGKLLVEANHVTSEYIQKMLEREEALTTFIGNGVAIPHGTEDSKKWIQSTGLSFVQIPNGVDFGDGNMAYLVIGIAAVGDEHLDILSNIAIVISEEENVKKIVQTTSKEEILEIFSKGM is encoded by the coding sequence ATGAGTATAAATATTCTTGATAAGGAAAAAGTCGTTTTAAATGCCAGGGTAGAAAGCAAAACAGAAGCGATTGAATTGGCTGGTAAATTACTGGTTGAGGCAAATCATGTTACGAGTGAATATATACAAAAAATGTTGGAACGGGAAGAGGCTCTTACTACTTTTATCGGGAATGGTGTCGCGATCCCTCATGGCACAGAGGATTCCAAGAAATGGATACAGTCAACAGGACTTTCCTTTGTACAAATACCGAACGGCGTTGACTTTGGAGATGGCAACATGGCGTATCTGGTGATCGGAATTGCAGCCGTTGGCGACGAACATTTGGACATTCTTTCCAATATAGCCATTGTCATTTCCGAAGAAGAAAATGTCAAGAAAATTGTACAGACAACGTCAAAAGAAGAAATCCTTGAAATATTTAGCAAGGGGATGTAA